One part of the Arabidopsis thaliana chromosome 1 sequence genome encodes these proteins:
- a CDS encoding Divalent ion symporter encodes MAMAPVIKLVLGSVAFAIFWILAVFPSVPFLPIGRTAGSLFGAMLMVIFQVITPEQAYAAIDLPILGLLFGTMVVSIYLERADMFKYLGTLLSWKSRGPKDLLCRVCLVSAVSSALFTNDTSCVVLTEFVLKIARQKNLPPHPFLLALATSANIGSSATPIGNPQNLVIAVQSKIPFWEFLLGVFPAMIVGITVNAMLLLGMYWRLLSDHKEDEEEVQNADSEVVAQEDVQSHRFSPATFSPVSSEDSNLRMDAAETLRNRAGSAGESELISCNSNASREQHNDAESQGESNNTNNMFQTKRWRRVLWKSSVYFITLGMLISLLMGLNMSWTAITAALALVVLDFKDARPSLEKVSYSLLIFFCGMFITVDGFNKTGIPTALWDLMEPYAKIDQAKGIAVLAVVILVLSNVASNVPTVLLLGARVAASAMGREEEKKAWLLLAWVSTVAGNLTLLGSAANLIVCEQARRAVSHGYTLTFTKHFKFGLPSTLIVTAIGLFLIK; translated from the exons ATGGCAATGGCTCCAGTAATAAAGCTGGTCTTAGGTTCAGTTGCCTTTGCCATTTTCTGGATATTAGCAGTGTTTCCCTCTGTACCATTCCTACCAATTGGTCGAACCGCCGGTTCTCTGTTCGGTGCAATGCTAATGGTTATCTTCCAAGTGATAACCCCGGAACAAGCTTATGCAGCCATTGATCTCCCGATACTCGGTCTTCTCTTTGGAACGATGGTTGTTAGTATATACCTTGAGAGAGCTGATATGTTCAAGTACTTAGGCACATTGCTTTCGTGGAAAAGCAGAGGTCCGAAAGACTTGCTATGTAGAGTCTGTCTTGTTTCCGCTGTTTCAAGCGCTCTGTTTACTAACGATACATCTTGTGTGGTTTTAACCGAGTTTGTGTTGAAGATCGCTAGGCAAAAGAATCTCCCGCCTCACCCGTTTTTGCTCGCTTTAGCCACGAGTGCGAATATTGGTTCTTCTGCTACTCCCATTGGGAATCCGCAGAATCTTGTTATTGCGGTTCAAAGCAAGATCCCGTTTTGGGAGTTTCTTCTTGGTGTTTTTCCTGCGATGATTGTTGGTATTACCGTTAACGCTATGCTTCTTCTCGGTATGTATTGGCGGTTATTGTCAGATCAtaaagaggatgaagaagaagtacaaAATGCTGATTCTGAAGTTGTTGCCCAAGAAGATGTCCAATCTCATAGGTTCTCGCCAGCTACATTTTCGCCAGTCTCATCCGAAGATTCGAACTTGAGAATGGATGCCGCCGAGACTCTCAGAAACAGAGCGGGTTCAGCGGGTGAGAGCGAGTTAATAAGCTGCAATTCAAATGCGTCGAGAGAACAACACAACGACGCAGAGTCTCAAGGAGAGAGCAATAATACCAACAATATGTTCCAGAccaagagatggagaagagtTTTATGGAAATCAAGTGTTTATTTCATCACATTAGGAATGCTAATATCTCTGCTTATGGGTTTAAACATGTCGTGGACCGCAATTACCGCGGCTCTAGCACTCGTGGTTCTTGATTTCAAAGACGCAAGGCCGTCTCTCGAGAAG GTATCGTATTCgcttttgatctttttctgCGGGATGTTCATAACCGTTGATGGATTCAACAAAACTGGTATCCCTACCGCTCTATGGGACCTAATGGAGCCATATGCCAAAATTGATCAAGCCAAAGGAATCGCGGTTCTAGCAGTTGTGATTCTTGTCCTCTCCAATGTAGCCTCTAATGTACCAACCG TGCTTTTGTTGGGAGCAAGAGTGGCGGCATCAGCGATGGGGagggaggaggagaagaaggcgTGGTTGTTGCTGGCGTGGGTGAGCACAGTGGCTGGAAACTTGACGTTGCTTGGTTCAGCAGCAAACCTGATAGTGTGTGAGCAAGCTCGTAGAGCAGTGAGCCATGGATACACTCTCACTTTCACTAAACATTTCAAATTCGGTTTGCCTTCAACACTCATCGTCACTGCGATTGGTCTCTTCCTTATCAAGTAA
- the NAC004 gene encoding NAC domain containing protein 4 (NAC domain containing protein 4 (NAC004); FUNCTIONS IN: sequence-specific DNA binding transcription factor activity; INVOLVED IN: multicellular organismal development, regulation of transcription; LOCATED IN: cellular_component unknown; CONTAINS InterPro DOMAIN/s: No apical meristem (NAM) protein (InterPro:IPR003441); BEST Arabidopsis thaliana protein match is: NAC domain containing protein 5 (TAIR:AT1G02250.1); Has 2785 Blast hits to 2773 proteins in 73 species: Archae - 0; Bacteria - 0; Metazoa - 0; Fungi - 8; Plants - 2773; Viruses - 0; Other Eukaryotes - 4 (source: NCBI BLink).): MMNPVGFRFRPNDEEIVDHYLRPKNLDSDTSHVDEVISTVDICSFEPWDLPSKSMIKSRDGVWYFFSVKEMKYNRGDQQRRRTNSGFWKKTGKTMTVMRKRGNREKIGEKRVLVFKNRDGSKTDWVMHEYHATSLFPNQMMTYTVCKVEFKGEETEISSSSTGSEIEQIHSLIPLVNSSGGSEGSSFHSQELQNSSQSGVFANVQGESQIDDATTPIEEEWKTWLNNDGDEQRNIMFMQDHRSDYTPLKSLTGVFSDDSSDDNDSDLISPKTNSIGTSSTCASFASSNHQIDQTQHSPDSTVQLVSLTQEVSQGPGQVTVIREHKLGEESVKKKRASFVYRMIHRLVKKIHQCYSISRT; the protein is encoded by the exons ATGATGAATCCGGTGGGTTTCAGATTCCGTCCAAACGACGAGGAGATCGTCGACCATTACCTCCGGCCAAAAAATCTCGATAGTGACACTAGCCATGTCGATGAAGTCATTAGCACAGTCGATATCTGTAGCTTCGAGCCTTGGGATTTACCTT CCAAGTCGATGATCAAATCGAGAGATGGGGTTTGGTATTTCTTTAGTGTTAAGGAGATGAAGTATAACAGAGGTGAtcaacagagaagaagaacaaactcTGGGTTTTGGAAGAAAACTGGAAAAACAATGACTGTCATGCGCAAAAGAGGAAATCGTGAGAAGATCGGTGAGaaaagggttttggtttttaagaaTCGAGATGGTTCAAAGACCGACTGGGTTATGCACGAGTATCACGCTACGTCCTTGTTTCCTAATCAG ATGATGACGTATACAGTCTGCAAAGTTGAGTTTAAGGGTGAAGAGACagagatctcttcttcttctactggTAGTGAAATTGAACAGATTCACTCTTTAATCCCTCTTGTGAACAGTTCTGGAGGATCTGAG GGTTCGTCGTTTCACAGCCAAGAATTACAGAATTCAAGTCAGTCTGGTGTCTTTGCTAATGTGCAGGGAGAATCTCAAATCGATGATGCAACTACACCGATTGAGGAGGAATGGAAAACATGGTTGAATAATGATGGTGATGAGCAGAGGAATATCATGTTTATGCAAGATCATCGCAGCGATTACACACCTCTAAAGTCGTTAACTGGTGTCTTCAGTGATGATAGCAGTGATGATAATGATTCTGATTTGATATCTCCTAAAACA AATTCTATTGGAACTTCGAGCACTTGTGCTAGTTTTGCTAGCTCAAATCATCAGATAGACCAAACTCAACATTCTCCTGACTCAACAGTCCAGCTAGTGTCATTAACTCAAGAG GTGAGCCAAGGTCCGGGTCAAGTGACTGTGATTCGAGAGCATAAATTGGGTGAAGAGTCtgtcaagaagaaaagagctAGTTTCGTTTACAGGATGATACACAGATTAGTCAAGAAAATTCACCAATGTTATTCTATCTCAAGAACATGA
- a CDS encoding Calcium-binding endonuclease/exonuclease/phosphatase family, translating into MYHHQLSSSGYTIYQLARTNSRGDGLLTAIHKDHFKVVNYRELLFNDFGDRVAQLLHVKTVIPFPLNGKQDVQQEVIIVNTHLLFPHDSSLSIVRLHQVYKILEYLEAYQKENKLNHMPIILCGDWNGSKRGHVYKFLRSQGFISSYDDAHQYTDSDAHRWVSHRNHRGNICGVDFIWLCNPSDSRKPLRTSWVEAVFSIIKYQLHKASIAEDDAFTFLGAKNHSDSLTYSDFCLALQKVNLTGIPHGLSFEETKELWVRADLDGNGVFDYEELKKIWNMTMVNQPGNCKESVMESKKEEGEDEAIGLKVNKAILFPQEAEKGLWPENYNISDHACLTVQFSPVKMLCS; encoded by the exons ATGTACCACCACCAGCTTTCATCTTCAGGCTACACTATTTATCAGTTGGCTAGAACAAACAGTCGTGGTGATG GTCTTTTAACAGCCATTCATAAGGACCATTTTAAAGTTGTAAATTACCGGGAGCTGCTCTTTAACGATTTTGGAGACCGTGTTGCTCAGCTCTTACATGTCAAAACAGTTATTCCCTTTCCGCTTAATGGAAAGCAAGACGTTCAACAAGAAGTTATTATAGTGAACACTCACCTCTTGTTTCCTCACGATTCTAGTTTGTCTATTGTAAGACTGCATCAG GTTTACAAAATTCTTGAATATCTGGAAGCTtaccaaaaggaaaataaactTAATCACATGCCCATTATTCTCTGCGG TGACTGGAATGGAAGCAAACGCGGGCATGTCTACAAATTTTTGAGATCTCAAGGGTTTATTTCATCATACGATGATGCTCATCAGTATACCGACAGTGATGCTCATAGG TGGGTTAGCCACAGAAACCACAGGGGAAATATTTGCGGAGTTGATTTCATATGGCTCTGTAACCCTAGTGATTCAAGAAAACCATTGAGAACAAGTTGGGTGGAAGCTGTTTTCAGCATTATCAAG TATCAACTACACAAAGCTTCCATAGCCGAGGACGATGCCTTTACTTTTCTTGGGGCAAAAAATCACAGTGATTCACTAACCTACTCTGACTTTTGCCTAGCACTTCAAAAG GTAAATCTAACGGGTATTCCACATGGACTTAGCTTCGAAGAGACAAAAGAGCTATGGGTCCGAGCTGATCTTGATGGAAATGGTGTCTTCGACTATGAAGAACTTAAG AAAATTTGGAACATGACGATGGTAAATCAACCTGGAAACTGCAAAGAGAGTGTGATGGAgagtaagaaagaagaaggagaagatgaagcaaTCGGATTGAAAGTGAATAAAGCAATTTTGTTTCCacaagaagcagagaaaggATTGTGGCCGGAGAATTACAATATATCCGATCATGCTTGTCTCACCGTACAATTCTCTCCAGTCAAAATGCTTTGTagctaa
- the NAC003 gene encoding NAC domain containing protein 3 (NAC domain containing protein 3 (NAC003); FUNCTIONS IN: sequence-specific DNA binding transcription factor activity; INVOLVED IN: multicellular organismal development, regulation of transcription; LOCATED IN: cellular_component unknown; EXPRESSED IN: 17 plant structures; EXPRESSED DURING: LP.06 six leaves visible, LP.04 four leaves visible, 4 anthesis, 4 leaf senescence stage, petal differentiation and expansion stage; CONTAINS InterPro DOMAIN/s: No apical meristem (NAM) protein (InterPro:IPR003441); BEST Arabidopsis thaliana protein match is: NAC domain containing protein 48 (TAIR:AT3G04420.1); Has 2600 Blast hits to 2593 proteins in 71 species: Archae - 0; Bacteria - 0; Metazoa - 0; Fungi - 2; Plants - 2598; Viruses - 0; Other Eukaryotes - 0 (source: NCBI BLink).), whose protein sequence is METPVGLRFCPTDEEIVVDYLWPKNSDRDTSHVDRFINTVPVCRLDPWELPCQSRIKLKDVAWCFFRPKENKYGRGDQQMRKTKSGFWKSTGRPKPIMRNRQQIGEKKILMFYTSKESKSDWVIHEYHGFSHNQMMMTYTLCKVMFNGGMREKSSSSPSSSGVSGIEQSRRDSLIPQLVNNSEGSSLHREDPSQFGDVLQEAPIEDAKLTEELVKWLMNDEDDAQIEDAIPIEEWETWLNDIDDAKEKSIMFMHDNRSDYRPPNSLTGVFSDDVSSDDNDSDLLTPKTNSIQTSSTCDSFGSSNHRIDQIKDLQESPTSTINLVSLTQEVSQALITSIDTAEKKKNPYDDAQGTEIGEHKLGQETIKKKRAGFFHRMIQKFVKKIHLCSSISRT, encoded by the exons ATGGAAACTCCTGTGGGTTTAAGATTCTGTCCGACCGACGAGGAGATCGTCGTCGATTACCTTTGGCCGAAAAATTCCGATAGAGACACGAGCCATGTCGATCGATTCATTAACACAGTCCCTGTCTGTAGACTCGATCCTTGGGAGTTACCTT GCCAGTCAAGGATCAAACTGAAAGATGTGGCTTGGTGTTTCTTCAGACCTAAGGAGAACAAATATGGCAGAGGTGATCAGCAGATGAGAAAAACGAAATCTGGGTTTTGGAAGAGTACTGGCAGACCAAAGCCTATCATGCGTAATCGCCAACAGATCGGTgagaaaaagattttgatgttttacaCGAGTAAGGAATCCAAATCCGATTGGGTTATACACGAGTACCACGGTTTCTCTCATAACCAG atgatgatgacataCACACTCTGTAAAGTTATGTTTAATGGTGGCATGAGAGAGaagtcttcctcttctccttcttcttctggtgtTAGTGGAATTGAGCAGAGTCGTCGTGACTCTTTAATCCCTCAGCTTGTCAACAATTCTGAG GGATCCTCACTTCACAGAGAAGATCCAAGTCAGTTTGGTGATGTGCTGCAAGAAGCTCCAATCGAGGATGCTAAACTGACCGAGGAATTGGTAAAATGGCTGATgaatgatgaggatgatgctCAAATCGAGGATGCTATACCGATTGAGGAATGGGAAACATGGTTGAATGATATTGATGATGCTAAGGAGAAGAGTATCATGTTTATGCATGATAATCGAAGTGATTACAGACCTCCAAACTCATTAACTGGTGTCTTCAGTGATGATGTTAGCAGTGATGATAATGATTCTGATTTGCTAACTCCAAAAACA AACTCTATTCAAACTTCGAGCACTTGTGATAGTTTTGGTAGCTCAAATCATCGCATAGACCAGATCAAAGACCTGCAAGAATCTCCTACCTCAACAATCAACTTAGTGTCACTAACTCAAGAG GTGAGCCAAGCTCTAATAACCAGTATTGATACCgccgagaagaagaagaatccttATGATGATGCACAAGGGACTGAGATTGGTGAGCATAAATTGGGTCAAGAGAcgatcaagaagaaaagagctGGTTTCTTTCACAGGATGATACAA
- the NAC005 gene encoding NAC domain containing protein 5 (NAC domain containing protein 5 (NAC005); FUNCTIONS IN: sequence-specific DNA binding transcription factor activity; INVOLVED IN: multicellular organismal development, regulation of transcription; LOCATED IN: cellular_component unknown; EXPRESSED IN: xylem; CONTAINS InterPro DOMAIN/s: No apical meristem (NAM) protein (InterPro:IPR003441); BEST Arabidopsis thaliana protein match is: NAC domain containing protein 4 (TAIR:AT1G02230.1); Has 2682 Blast hits to 2674 proteins in 69 species: Archae - 0; Bacteria - 0; Metazoa - 0; Fungi - 0; Plants - 2682; Viruses - 0; Other Eukaryotes - 0 (source: NCBI BLink).), which translates to MANPVGFRFRPTDGEIVDIYLRPKNLESNTSHVDEVISTVDICSFDPWDLPSHSRMKTRDQVWYFFGRKENKYGKGDRQIRKTKSGFWKKTGVTMDIMRKTGDREKIGEKRVLVFKNHGGSKSDWAMHEYHATFSSPNQIMTYTLCKVKFKGERREFSVATGSGIKHTHSLIPPTNNSGVLSVETEGSLFHSQESQNPSQFSGFLDVDALDRDFCNILSDDFKGFFNDDDEQSKIVSMQDDRNNHTPQKPLTGVFSDHSTDGSDSDPISATTISIQTLSTCPSFGSSNPLYQITDLQESPNSIKLVSLAQEVSKTPGTGIDNDAQGTEIGEHKLGQETIKNKRAGFFHRMIQKFVKKIHLRT; encoded by the exons ATGGCGAATCCGGTGGGTTTTAGATTCCGTCCGACTGACGGGGAGATCGTCGACATTTACCTCCGACCGAAAAATCTCGAAAGTAACACGAGCCATGTCGATGAAGTCATTAGCACAGTTGATATTTGTAGCTTCGACCCTTGGGACTTACCTT CCCATTCTAGGATGAAAACAAGAGATCAGGTTTGGTATTTCTTCGGCCGTAAGGAGAACAAATATGGTAAAGGTGATCGACAGATAAGAAAAACCAAGTCTggtttttggaagaaaactGGCGTTACCATGGATATAATGCGCAAAACGGGAGATCGTGAGAAGATCGGTGAGAAAAGGGTTTTGGTGTTTAAGAATCACGGTGGTTCCAAGTCCGATTGGGCTATGCATGAGTATCACGCTACGTTCTCGTCTCCTAATCAG ATAATGACATACACACTCTGCAAAGTTAAGTTTAAGGGTGAAAGGAGAGAATTTTCAGTTGCTACTGGTAGTGGAATTAAGCATACTCACTCTTTAATCCCTCCTACCAACAATTCTGGAGTTTTGAGTGTAGAGACAGAG GGATCGTTGTTTCACAGCCAAGAATCACAGAATCCAAGTCAGTTTTCTGGCTTTCTTGATGTGGATGCACTAGATAGGGACTTCTGCAATATTTTGAGTGATGATTTCAAAGGCTTCTTTAATGATGACGATGAGCAGAGTAAGATTGTTTCTATGCAAGATGATCGCAACAACCACACACCTCAAAAGCCATTGACCGGTGTCTTCAGTGATCATAGCACCGATGGTAGTGATTCTGATCCGATTTCTGCAACAACT ATTTCCATTCAAACTTTAAGCACTTGTCCTAGTTTTGGTAGCTCAAATCCTCTATACCAAATCACTGACTTGCAGGAATCTCCTAACTCAATCAAGTTAGTGTCATTAGCTCAAGAG GTGAGCAAAACACCGGGAACCGGTATTGATAATGATGCACAAGGGACTGAGATTGGTGAGCATAAATTGGGTCAAGAGAcgatcaagaacaaaagagcTGGTTTCTTTCACAGGATGATACAAAAATTCGTCAAGAAAATTCACCTAAGAACATGA
- a CDS encoding Calcium-binding endonuclease/exonuclease/phosphatase family (Calcium-binding endonuclease/exonuclease/phosphatase family; FUNCTIONS IN: catalytic activity, calcium ion binding; INVOLVED IN: response to cold; LOCATED IN: nucleus; EXPRESSED IN: 22 plant structures; EXPRESSED DURING: 13 growth stages; CONTAINS InterPro DOMAIN/s: EF-HAND 2 (InterPro:IPR018249), EF-hand-like domain (InterPro:IPR011992), Endonuclease/exonuclease/phosphatase (InterPro:IPR005135); BEST Arabidopsis thaliana protein match is: Calcium-binding endonuclease/exonuclease/phosphatase family (TAIR:AT5G54130.2); Has 514 Blast hits to 514 proteins in 124 species: Archae - 0; Bacteria - 0; Metazoa - 161; Fungi - 59; Plants - 214; Viruses - 0; Other Eukaryotes - 80 (source: NCBI BLink).) has product MQSHQNRSRLSLILRSRFIPSFSSPLSLFVVLAAVPLPIYFSGLLSGRNNKPLSVMRLNSNLASSMVESNISCTTFNILAPIYKRVDQKNHSTRESDFRTLWLARNQRILDLLLHQRSSVICLQEVWVGNEELVNMYHHQLSSSGYTIYQLARTNSRGDGLLTAIHKDHFKVVNYRELLFNDFGDRVAQLLHVKTVIPFPLNGKQDVQQEVIIVNTHLLFPHDSSLSIVRLHQVYKILEYLEAYQKENKLNHMPIILCGDWNGSKRGHVYKFLRSQGFISSYDDAHQYTDSDAHRWVSHRNHRGNICGVDFIWLCNPSDSRKPLRTSWVEAVFSIIKYQLHKASIAEDDAFTFLGAKNHSDSLTYSDFCLALQKVNLTGIPHGLSFEETKELWVRADLDGNGVFDYEELKKIWNMTMVNQPGNCKESVMESKKEEGEDEAIGLKVNKAILFPQEAEKGLWPENYNISDHACLTVQFSPVKMLCS; this is encoded by the exons atgCAAAGCCATCAGAATCGAAGCAGGCTGAGCTTGATTCTACGGTCTAGATTCATCCCTTCCTTCTCTTCACCACTCTCCCTCTTCGTCGTCCTCGCTGCTGTTCCTCTTCCGATCTACTTTTCCGGTCTACTCTCCGGCAGAAACAACAAGCCGCTTTCAGTTATG AGACTCAACTCCAACTTAGCTTCTTCAATGGTGGAATCGAATATTTCTTGTACCACTTTCAATATCTTGGCTCCGATTTATAAACGCGTTGATCAAAAG AATCATAGCACTCGAGAGAGCGATTTCCGCACGCTTTGGTTAGCTCGTAACCAGaggattttagatttgttaCTCCATCAACGCTCTTCAGTTATCTGTCTCCAG GAAGTTTGGGTTGGGAATGAGGAATTAGTGAACATGTACCACCACCAGCTTTCATCTTCAGGCTACACTATTTATCAGTTGGCTAGAACAAACAGTCGTGGTGATG GTCTTTTAACAGCCATTCATAAGGACCATTTTAAAGTTGTAAATTACCGGGAGCTGCTCTTTAACGATTTTGGAGACCGTGTTGCTCAGCTCTTACATGTCAAAACAGTTATTCCCTTTCCGCTTAATGGAAAGCAAGACGTTCAACAAGAAGTTATTATAGTGAACACTCACCTCTTGTTTCCTCACGATTCTAGTTTGTCTATTGTAAGACTGCATCAG GTTTACAAAATTCTTGAATATCTGGAAGCTtaccaaaaggaaaataaactTAATCACATGCCCATTATTCTCTGCGG TGACTGGAATGGAAGCAAACGCGGGCATGTCTACAAATTTTTGAGATCTCAAGGGTTTATTTCATCATACGATGATGCTCATCAGTATACCGACAGTGATGCTCATAGG TGGGTTAGCCACAGAAACCACAGGGGAAATATTTGCGGAGTTGATTTCATATGGCTCTGTAACCCTAGTGATTCAAGAAAACCATTGAGAACAAGTTGGGTGGAAGCTGTTTTCAGCATTATCAAG TATCAACTACACAAAGCTTCCATAGCCGAGGACGATGCCTTTACTTTTCTTGGGGCAAAAAATCACAGTGATTCACTAACCTACTCTGACTTTTGCCTAGCACTTCAAAAG GTAAATCTAACGGGTATTCCACATGGACTTAGCTTCGAAGAGACAAAAGAGCTATGGGTCCGAGCTGATCTTGATGGAAATGGTGTCTTCGACTATGAAGAACTTAAG AAAATTTGGAACATGACGATGGTAAATCAACCTGGAAACTGCAAAGAGAGTGTGATGGAgagtaagaaagaagaaggagaagatgaagcaaTCGGATTGAAAGTGAATAAAGCAATTTTGTTTCCacaagaagcagagaaaggATTGTGGCCGGAGAATTACAATATATCCGATCATGCTTGTCTCACCGTACAATTCTCTCCAGTCAAAATGCTTTGTagctaa
- the TOC33 gene encoding translocon at the outer envelope membrane of chloroplasts 33 (translocon at the outer envelope membrane of chloroplasts 33 (TOC33); FUNCTIONS IN: protein binding, GTP binding, GTPase activity, protein homodimerization activity; INVOLVED IN: protein targeting to chloroplast; LOCATED IN: chloroplast outer membrane, chloroplast, chloroplast envelope; EXPRESSED IN: 23 plant structures; EXPRESSED DURING: 13 growth stages; CONTAINS InterPro DOMAIN/s: AIG1 (InterPro:IPR006703), Chloroplast protein import component Toc34 (InterPro:IPR005688); BEST Arabidopsis thaliana protein match is: translocon at the outer envelope membrane of chloroplasts 34 (TAIR:AT5G05000.1); Has 1041 Blast hits to 1035 proteins in 244 species: Archae - 0; Bacteria - 399; Metazoa - 251; Fungi - 18; Plants - 325; Viruses - 0; Other Eukaryotes - 48 (source: NCBI BLink).) produces the protein MGSLVREWVGFQQFPAATQEKLIEFFGKLKQKDMNSMTVLVLGKGGVGKSSTVNSLIGEQVVRVSPFQAEGLRPVMVSRTMGGFTINIIDTPGLVEAGYVNHQALELIKGFLVNRTIDVLLYVDRLDVYRVDELDKQVVIAITQTFGKEIWCKTLLVLTHAQFSPPDELSYETFSSKRSDSLLKTIRAGSKMRKQEFEDSAIAVVYAENSGRCSKNDKDEKALPNGEAWIPNLVKAITDVATNQRKAIHVDKKMVDGSYSDDKGKKLIPLIIGAQYLIVKMIQGAIRNDIKTSGKPL, from the exons ATGGGGTCTCTCGTTCGTGAATGGGTTGGGTTTCAGCAATTTCCAGCAGCTACCCAGGAAAAGCTGATTGAATTCTTCGGAAAATTGAAGCAAAAg GATATGAACTCAATGACAGTTCTTGTTCTGGGTAAAGGCGGTGTCGGAAAATCATCCACTGTCAATTCTCTTATCGGCGAACAAGTCGTCCGTGTCAGTCCTTTCCAA GCTGAAGGATTGAGACCAGTGATGGTTTCAAGAACAATGGGAGGGTTCACTATCAACATTATTGACACCCCTGGACTTGTGGAAGCTGGATATGTCAATCACCAAGCTCTCGAGTTAATCAAAGG GTTTCTTGTGAACAGAACAATAGATGTCTTGCTCTATGTTGATCGTTTGGATGTGTATAGAGTCGATGAGCTAGATAAGCAAGTTGTTATAGCAATCACCCAAACCTTTGGAAAAGAGATATGGTGCAAAACCTTGCTTGTTCTGACTCATGCTCAATTTTCCCCTCCCGATGAACTTTCCTACGAAACTTTTTCCTCCAAGAGATCAGATTCTCTCCTCAAAACTATCCGGGCTGGTTCTAAGATGCGAAAACAAGAGTTTGAG GATTCTGCAATCGCGGTAGTCTATGCAGAGAACAGCGGAAGATGCAGCAAGAACGATAAGGACGAAAAG GCTCTTCCAAATGGTGAAGCGTGGATCCCGAACTTGGTTAAGGCGATAACTGATGTAGCAACAAACCAGAGGAAAGCAATTCATGTAGACAAGAAGATGGTAGATGGATCTTACTCTGATGATAAAGGAAAGAAACTCATCCCTCTTATCATAGGCGCTCAG TATTTGATCGTTAAGATGATTCAAGGAGCAATCAGAAATGATATCAAGACAAGTGGAAAGCCACTTTAA